A single region of the Mesotoga sp. BH458_6_3_2_1 genome encodes:
- the rlmN gene encoding 23S rRNA (adenine(2503)-C(2))-methyltransferase RlmN — protein sequence MKDILSLGLDEMRGLLLSKEEAAFRADQIFNWVYKKRTLDFSEMTNLPKALRGELPGLLYFSAMRAVEKQFSKDGTEKYLWKLKDGNQIESVVLRHPGHVTFCISSQVGCALNCSFCATGAGGFSRNLSTGEIVSQVIHMERAIHGPVDNIVFMGMGEPFLNENSVYKAINILHDPRGRNLGFRHFTISTAGIPEGIKRLADSEIDIRLSVSLHSAKDELRSSLMPVNRIHSLDSLREALVYYQQKTGNRITFEYALISGVNDTAGDVEQLIKYLRGIKSFINIIPVNPVNPNFERPTDQKVVDFEERLKAVGFESAVRHEKGTDIDAACGQLRQRRRG from the coding sequence ATGAAAGATATTCTTTCCCTTGGTCTTGACGAGATGAGAGGTCTGCTGCTTTCTAAAGAAGAAGCTGCTTTCAGAGCTGACCAGATCTTTAACTGGGTTTACAAGAAAAGAACTCTGGACTTTTCAGAAATGACGAATCTTCCCAAGGCTCTTCGAGGAGAACTGCCAGGATTACTGTACTTCTCGGCAATGAGGGCAGTTGAAAAGCAGTTTTCGAAAGACGGTACCGAAAAGTACTTGTGGAAACTCAAAGATGGGAATCAGATTGAGTCTGTTGTCTTGAGGCATCCGGGACATGTTACTTTCTGTATCTCTTCTCAAGTAGGTTGTGCTTTGAACTGCTCCTTCTGCGCAACGGGAGCGGGAGGTTTTTCTAGGAACCTCTCGACCGGTGAAATTGTCTCTCAAGTGATCCACATGGAAAGAGCTATTCATGGACCCGTAGACAACATTGTCTTCATGGGAATGGGTGAGCCCTTTCTCAATGAGAACAGTGTATATAAGGCAATCAATATCCTTCACGATCCCAGAGGTAGAAACCTTGGCTTCCGGCATTTCACAATATCCACTGCAGGAATACCGGAAGGGATAAAGAGGCTTGCGGATTCAGAGATAGATATCAGGCTTTCAGTTTCACTCCACAGTGCCAAAGATGAGTTAAGAAGCTCATTGATGCCAGTAAATAGGATACATTCATTAGATTCGCTGAGAGAAGCACTTGTGTATTATCAACAGAAGACTGGAAACAGAATTACCTTTGAATATGCCTTGATAAGTGGAGTGAACGACACAGCCGGAGATGTTGAACAACTTATCAAATACCTTCGAGGAATCAAGTCTTTTATAAATATAATACCTGTGAACCCTGTCAATCCGAACTTCGAAAGACCTACAGATCAGAAAGTTGTAGATTTCGAGGAAAGATTGAAGGCTGTCGGATTTGAGAGCGCAGTGAGACATGAGAAGGGCACGGACATTGATGCCGCTTGTGGCCAGTTAAGGCAGAGAAGAAGGGGGTAA
- a CDS encoding class I SAM-dependent methyltransferase, producing the protein MRERKGFDFDEVAMTYSQYRYPNEKLVEHIFNRVRYADRILEVGCGTADYLSILSELLHARGFGFDISPSMILKGTRKNHRVELKVADADQPFLYEDAQFDFVFNVNLVHYIANLESLFEESFRVLQNDGSVLTVTDSCQDIGERTLTHYFPETLEIDRARYPGNSSITCAMKKAGFEGIYTTKVKTTFEFKKRHFEQYRSKAYSALRLMSEKGFIEGMKRLEEDMKHGLVIGKKAYTQIWGIKIAKRDFDLPTIFAVGFNGESSR; encoded by the coding sequence TTGAGAGAAAGAAAAGGCTTTGATTTTGACGAAGTGGCAATGACATATTCACAGTACAGATATCCCAACGAAAAACTGGTAGAGCATATTTTCAACAGAGTCAGGTATGCCGACAGAATTCTGGAAGTTGGCTGTGGCACTGCTGATTACTTGAGTATACTTTCGGAACTTCTTCACGCGCGTGGATTTGGGTTTGACATCAGCCCTTCAATGATTCTGAAGGGCACAAGGAAGAATCACAGAGTTGAGTTGAAGGTTGCCGATGCTGATCAGCCCTTTCTGTATGAAGATGCTCAGTTTGATTTCGTCTTTAATGTTAATCTTGTTCATTACATTGCCAATCTGGAGAGCCTCTTCGAAGAGAGTTTTAGAGTGCTGCAAAATGATGGAAGCGTGCTGACAGTTACCGATTCCTGCCAGGATATTGGTGAAAGAACGCTAACTCACTATTTCCCTGAAACACTTGAGATAGACAGGGCCAGATATCCCGGAAATTCGTCTATAACGTGTGCGATGAAGAAGGCGGGATTTGAAGGAATATACACTACAAAAGTCAAGACGACTTTCGAATTCAAGAAGAGACATTTTGAGCAGTACAGAAGCAAGGCATATTCTGCACTAAGATTAATGTCAGAGAAAGGGTTCATAGAAGGGATGAAGAGGCTTGAAGAGGACATGAAACACGGTCTCGTTATCGGGAAGAAAGCTTACACTCAGATCTGGGGTATAAAGATAGCTAAGAGGGATTTCGATCTACCCACAATCTTTGCTGTAGGCTTCAATGGAGAAAGTTCTAGATAA
- the rpe gene encoding ribulose-phosphate 3-epimerase produces MAKISPSILAADLTNLACEVSKVRKADFLHIDVMDGMFVPNITFGVPIMEALGRLSHPPLDVHLMIEEPSRYVREYAELGAKNLHVHVEGNYHLHRLLGQIKEYGANAFIVLNPSTPVSWLEEVLPFADGVLVMTVNPGYTGQRFIPEAARKIESLDRIRCEKGFDFEIAVDGGVSLDNAKELVSKGADILIMGAAVFRSDSPSIVVDRIKELRR; encoded by the coding sequence ATGGCTAAGATATCTCCCTCTATTCTTGCTGCTGACTTGACCAATCTAGCCTGCGAAGTAAGTAAAGTACGAAAAGCAGATTTTCTGCATATAGATGTAATGGATGGGATGTTCGTCCCTAATATAACTTTCGGAGTACCGATTATGGAGGCGCTGGGTAGGTTGAGTCATCCACCACTGGACGTTCACTTAATGATAGAGGAACCTTCGAGATATGTGAGAGAATATGCAGAACTTGGCGCAAAGAATCTTCATGTTCACGTGGAGGGCAACTATCATCTTCACAGGCTGCTGGGACAGATAAAGGAGTATGGAGCCAATGCTTTCATAGTCTTGAACCCGTCAACACCCGTTTCCTGGCTTGAAGAAGTTCTTCCTTTTGCTGACGGTGTGCTGGTTATGACCGTAAACCCTGGCTACACAGGTCAACGATTTATTCCGGAAGCTGCAAGAAAAATTGAATCGCTCGATCGCATTCGCTGTGAGAAAGGGTTTGACTTCGAAATTGCAGTTGATGGTGGTGTAAGCCTCGACAATGCGAAAGAGCTTGTTAGTAAAGGCGCTGATATCCTCATCATGGGAGCAGCGGTATTCAGATCAGATTCTCCATCAATAGTTGTTGATAGGATCAAGGAGTTAAGAAGGTGA
- a CDS encoding transcription antitermination factor NusB has protein sequence MQDARSIALQTLSFFDANGYISFKKVEMALSTLSSKDRSFCINLIYGILRKRIRIDYELARFLRKPSKVPVAVRNVLRMGVFQIQFLDSVPEYASIDSSVSLVGVKEFKGLVNAVLRKIADSGPSKDQPLNVTYSHPEWLVNYWRDVEWIESLEELLEYNQTPPVQTVIASGRQDELVEKGFIFDMSQYSDLLNIFQRGDPSYKPESVDEVEYILSGLGVPVAKHSGTLTGRINSMPWLLHSLSLSAFTEAFQKAKELLSSFAKEHDDFIYYSQSMTEEENNRALNSLSEFEPVEMEEFFKKRRIAAVFDGSGYWLQPSKAPLVGYVARIRRAR, from the coding sequence ATGCAGGATGCTCGTTCGATAGCGCTGCAAACTTTGTCTTTCTTTGATGCAAACGGGTACATTTCTTTCAAGAAGGTGGAGATGGCTCTCTCCACGCTTTCTTCAAAAGACCGCTCTTTCTGTATAAACTTGATCTACGGAATTCTAAGAAAGAGAATCAGAATCGACTATGAGCTTGCCCGCTTTTTGAGGAAGCCCAGCAAAGTTCCAGTAGCGGTGAGAAATGTCTTGAGGATGGGGGTATTCCAGATCCAGTTTCTGGACAGTGTGCCTGAATACGCCTCAATAGACTCTTCGGTAAGTCTAGTAGGCGTAAAGGAGTTCAAAGGACTTGTGAATGCAGTTCTCAGAAAAATCGCTGATTCTGGCCCGTCGAAAGATCAACCGTTAAATGTCACCTATTCTCATCCGGAGTGGCTTGTGAATTATTGGAGAGATGTAGAGTGGATCGAAAGTCTGGAAGAGCTTCTTGAGTATAACCAAACACCTCCAGTACAGACAGTTATTGCCTCTGGCCGACAAGATGAACTTGTCGAAAAGGGTTTTATCTTCGACATGAGCCAGTACTCGGATCTTCTCAATATCTTTCAAAGAGGCGATCCCTCATACAAGCCTGAAAGCGTTGATGAGGTTGAGTATATCCTTTCGGGACTGGGCGTCCCAGTAGCAAAGCATAGCGGCACCCTTACGGGAAGAATAAATTCCATGCCTTGGCTATTACATTCTCTGAGTCTCAGTGCCTTTACAGAGGCTTTTCAGAAGGCGAAGGAGTTACTGAGTAGCTTCGCGAAAGAACACGATGATTTCATTTACTATAGCCAATCAATGACCGAAGAGGAGAACAATAGAGCTCTAAATTCTCTTAGTGAATTTGAACCGGTTGAAATGGAAGAGTTCTTTAAGAAACGGAGAATTGCCGCTGTATTCGATGGAAGTGGTTACTGGCTACAACCATCGAAAGCGCCACTTGTTGGTTATGTGGCCAGGATTAGGAGAGCAAGATGA
- a CDS encoding class I SAM-dependent methyltransferase, with amino-acid sequence MRESWEYYNEIAGRYDYMYEEAYWKLYHVVVEKLIEDHVKTAGKVLDLGTGTGKWALHLAEKDHEVVAVDLAKEMLKVASMKADIADLRIAFIHSNAENLPFENEGFDIVLAMGDLLSYAKDPIKVLNESHRVLKTGGSLLATVDNAWAFLHDFLSRGEYSMAKRLIERGEIPIGDGSVSNKRFITRPYFSNEIESFLDETGFDLVDIASIVAFYPYDEHALAAGISVAADWEHKYCRNRETFARSEHLFFCGKKR; translated from the coding sequence TTGAGGGAATCTTGGGAATATTACAATGAAATTGCTGGCAGATATGACTACATGTATGAAGAAGCTTACTGGAAGCTCTATCACGTCGTAGTTGAGAAGCTTATTGAAGATCATGTGAAAACGGCGGGCAAGGTTCTTGATCTCGGGACCGGAACGGGAAAGTGGGCTCTTCATCTCGCCGAGAAGGATCACGAAGTTGTTGCCGTTGATCTTGCAAAGGAAATGTTGAAGGTTGCTTCAATGAAGGCAGATATTGCAGATCTCAGAATAGCATTCATTCATTCTAATGCTGAGAATCTACCATTTGAGAATGAGGGTTTCGATATCGTTCTTGCAATGGGTGATCTTCTTTCGTATGCAAAGGACCCAATCAAGGTGCTCAATGAGTCACATAGGGTACTCAAAACTGGTGGCTCGCTTTTGGCGACAGTTGACAACGCATGGGCTTTCCTACATGACTTTCTTTCAAGGGGAGAATATTCGATGGCGAAGAGACTAATAGAGCGAGGCGAAATCCCTATAGGTGACGGATCGGTAAGCAACAAACGCTTTATTACAAGACCCTACTTTTCAAACGAAATTGAATCCTTTCTTGACGAGACAGGGTTTGATCTTGTTGACATTGCATCGATAGTTGCCTTTTATCCTTACGACGAACATGCTCTGGCTGCCGGAATTAGTGTAGCTGCAGACTGGGAACATAAATATTGTAGGAACCGCGAGACCTTTGCTCGTTCAGAGCATCTCTTCTTTTGCGGGAAAAAGAGGTAG
- a CDS encoding threonine synthase, with protein MEYDSSFPVEEIEKRTPTMWRYREALPIEHDRFIISMSEGFTPLIEEEICRRKVLIKQDYLFPTGSYKDRGASVLVSYAKEHSIESVVEDSSGNAGCSISAYSARAGISCEIFVPEGTSARKLDQISAYGARLRLVRGSREDTARSILGSAYESFYASHTYNPVFLHGTKTFSFEICEQLGWKGPDTIVLPVGNGTLLLGASIGFHEMKSARIIDNIPKIIAVQSENCSPLVQAFNRRLEQPEDVETKSTVAEGIAIERPVRGSQILRAVRDSGGLFLSVSEMEIIEARNEMSRRGHFLEPTAAATIAGLKKYIAFSDPGECIISVFTGHGLKTG; from the coding sequence TTGGAATACGATTCGTCCTTTCCTGTTGAGGAGATAGAAAAACGCACTCCCACTATGTGGCGTTATCGGGAGGCCCTTCCAATAGAGCATGATCGGTTCATCATATCTATGTCGGAAGGATTCACCCCATTGATCGAAGAGGAAATATGCAGACGTAAAGTGTTGATTAAGCAGGACTATCTCTTTCCTACAGGTTCCTATAAAGATAGAGGGGCAAGCGTGCTAGTAAGCTATGCCAAAGAGCACTCAATTGAATCAGTTGTCGAGGATTCGTCGGGAAATGCTGGATGTTCGATTTCAGCCTATTCTGCCAGGGCAGGCATATCTTGTGAGATATTCGTTCCCGAAGGGACTTCAGCGAGAAAACTAGATCAAATCAGTGCATATGGTGCCAGATTAAGGTTAGTTAGGGGTTCCAGAGAAGACACTGCGAGATCCATTCTTGGGAGTGCGTATGAAAGTTTCTACGCAAGTCATACTTACAATCCGGTCTTTCTTCACGGTACAAAGACCTTTTCTTTCGAGATTTGCGAACAACTTGGCTGGAAGGGCCCAGATACGATTGTTCTTCCTGTGGGAAACGGTACCTTATTACTTGGAGCGTCGATCGGGTTTCACGAAATGAAATCTGCGAGAATAATCGACAATATTCCGAAGATAATTGCAGTACAGTCAGAGAACTGTTCTCCACTTGTGCAAGCGTTTAATAGAAGGCTGGAGCAACCAGAGGATGTGGAAACAAAGTCTACGGTTGCTGAGGGAATTGCAATTGAAAGACCGGTAAGAGGGTCCCAAATACTTAGAGCAGTTCGAGATAGTGGTGGACTGTTTCTTAGTGTCTCAGAAATGGAAATAATTGAGGCCCGTAACGAAATGTCTAGACGAGGTCATTTTTTGGAACCAACTGCTGCAGCGACAATAGCGGGACTGAAGAAGTACATAGCCTTCTCAGATCCTGGTGAGTGTATCATCTCTGTGTTCACGGGACACGGCTTAAAAACAGGATGA
- the rsgA gene encoding ribosome small subunit-dependent GTPase A — protein sequence MERRKGVVVRFGSRNMEVVDNETGGRLLCTMPGRFRMQGIRPIVGDRVEYSLSGNGQGRIESILTRETELLRPRISNIEQILLVLSLREPAVQNVITDRFLVLAEYAKLPVVVVINKIDLLADDEIKEFSEIYGEYYNIHQVSSKKEININQLRDILKGKISVMAGMSGVGKSSLLNTLNPGLKLRVSEISRGLERGRHTTSYVELLQFDFGGLIADTPGFANLELPEIEPDCLKRYFPEIDQESGMCAFSDCVHIDEPGCYVKELIKAGNIHESRYESYLSMYNELKEREREKGGKKYG from the coding sequence TTGGAAAGACGAAAAGGAGTAGTAGTTAGATTTGGAAGCAGGAATATGGAAGTGGTGGACAACGAGACAGGTGGGAGGCTTTTGTGCACGATGCCAGGTCGGTTTAGGATGCAAGGGATTAGACCAATTGTCGGTGACCGAGTTGAATACTCTCTAAGCGGTAACGGCCAGGGTCGGATAGAAAGTATTCTCACAAGAGAAACTGAGCTTCTGAGACCGAGGATTTCCAATATAGAGCAGATACTCCTGGTGCTTTCCCTCAGAGAACCTGCCGTTCAAAATGTGATTACGGACCGATTTCTTGTTTTGGCTGAATATGCGAAGCTGCCAGTTGTTGTAGTCATTAACAAGATCGATCTGCTTGCTGACGACGAAATAAAGGAGTTCAGTGAAATCTACGGTGAGTATTACAACATTCATCAGGTCTCTTCGAAGAAGGAGATTAACATAAATCAATTGCGCGATATTCTGAAAGGCAAGATAAGCGTGATGGCTGGAATGTCTGGTGTCGGAAAGAGCAGTCTGTTGAATACGCTTAATCCAGGTCTGAAGTTGAGAGTGTCGGAAATATCTCGAGGTCTTGAGAGAGGGCGACATACTACTTCCTACGTGGAATTGCTTCAGTTCGATTTCGGAGGGTTAATTGCCGATACACCTGGTTTTGCAAATCTCGAATTGCCTGAAATAGAGCCAGACTGCCTAAAGAGGTATTTTCCGGAGATTGATCAGGAAAGCGGAATGTGTGCTTTTTCCGACTGCGTCCACATCGATGAACCTGGGTGCTACGTTAAGGAGCTGATAAAAGCAGGGAACATCCACGAAAGTCGGTATGAAAGTTACTTGAGTATGTATAATGAATTGAAGGAAAGAGAAAGGGAGAAGGGAGGAAAGAAGTATGGCTAA
- a CDS encoding zinc metallopeptidase: MFWDPTFIILIPAIILAACAQFLVSSRFSQYSKVRSTFGFNGTQLARQLLDNAGLYDIKIERIRGNLTDHYDPKKRVVRLSDATHNSTSIAALGVVAHEIGHAIQDKEKYAPLVVRNAVVPVAQIGSSLSWIIFIIGLLMVSPILIRIGIVVFSAFVFFTLVTLPVEFNASSRAKKLLASMGMPSKELKGVSSVLGAAAMTYVASAATSILQLLRMLVLSGAGRD; encoded by the coding sequence TTGTTTTGGGATCCAACGTTCATTATACTTATTCCAGCAATTATCCTGGCAGCTTGCGCCCAGTTTCTTGTTAGCTCGCGGTTTTCTCAGTATTCGAAAGTTAGGTCTACCTTCGGTTTTAACGGCACTCAGTTAGCCAGACAGCTTCTTGACAACGCGGGGCTTTACGACATTAAGATAGAAAGAATAAGAGGCAATCTCACTGATCACTATGATCCTAAGAAGAGGGTTGTACGATTATCGGATGCAACTCACAACAGCACATCAATAGCGGCCTTAGGAGTAGTCGCACATGAAATTGGCCACGCCATTCAAGACAAAGAAAAGTACGCTCCGCTGGTTGTTCGCAATGCAGTAGTACCTGTTGCACAGATAGGCTCTTCCCTCTCCTGGATTATCTTCATTATTGGGCTTCTTATGGTATCACCGATTCTAATCAGAATTGGAATCGTTGTCTTCTCGGCCTTTGTGTTTTTTACGCTGGTAACACTACCGGTAGAGTTCAATGCGAGTTCCAGAGCTAAGAAGCTCCTCGCTTCAATGGGAATGCCTTCGAAAGAGCTGAAAGGAGTAAGCTCCGTTCTAGGAGCAGCCGCGATGACGTATGTTGCATCTGCCGCCACTTCGATTCTTCAGTTGCTCAGAATGTTGGTGTTGTCGGGTGCTGGAAGAGATTGA